The following is a genomic window from Elaeis guineensis isolate ETL-2024a chromosome 10, EG11, whole genome shotgun sequence.
TTAACCCAATTTAAGATATCTGAGTTTCTTATGCCAAAATTTCCATTTTAAGTGAAATGTTAAAATCATTCTCACGAACATAGTAATGCCAACATTTCAGTTTTAAGTGAAATGTTAAAATCATTCTCACAAACCTAGTGGTTGTGCAGATTTCTCTTTGTTATGTAAGCGTCATGAACAATAACTTACGAACTATAACCCTAGACCTTTGAATATTGAAATAACATATGGCATATAATTTTTCAGATGATCTACATTATTCCAAAGAGCATGTAGTAAAAAATCGTAATGATTGCAAACAATTTCAATACCCAAAACATGCACATGTGATATGCTTTTCCAATGCGTGCTGTTATGTTCGCAGATGTCTAAGGCATGTTTATATGCAAAGTTGTCCTGATGCTTGTGGTTGGATTTGCATTCTTTGCTTCTGATGATTTTATTTACAGAAACTGGTTTCCTGATTCTATGTTGTAATGCTTGGCTTGAATCAGACTGATTTGGAGGTAAAAAGTTCACTCAGAAGGTCACTGGAAGCAGGAAAATTTTAAAACATGTCATTGTGAAATATTACTGGTTGCATTGACAATATTTTTGCTGGTTTCTCATGTTTATATCATCTGAGctgtcaatacatatattacaacCTTTATGATGATTCTGATTTAAGCAATTTCTTGCTTGAGTATTGCCTCTCGAGCAATTGACTTTTTATGGTTGTGATGTGCCATTATCTTGCTTAATTCTtttcccttttcctttttttttttttgttagatacaccatgttGATAACAAGTTTGGGCCATTCACCCTTGCATCTTTAATTGATGAATGGAGCAGAGTAAGCATGCAGACTGTGTCGGATGCTGATTTAAAAGGAGAAGGCACTAACAATGATGATACCAGTTCTTTTAGCAGCTTCATATCTAACATATCAGAAGACGTCTCTAATCAGTTGCATGCTGGCATAATGAAAGCTGCCCGTCGTATGTTGCTAGATGAAATAATTAGTGGTGTCATACCGGAGTTTATTTCTTTGAGAAAAGCTCAGAGAAGTAGTAGGCCTGAACATAATGCTAAGATGTGTTATTCATCTGACAAAAGGGTAATGCTACCATTGAGAAGGGAGAATACTGTTATACTATGATCTTTATATCATGAAAAGATTTAACTCTTTTGGTTTCTGTTTCCTACAGACACACACTGTGATTCAGAGGAAGTCTAATACAGTTGGAAACAAGGTTGCTGTTTTCTTTAACATTTCAAAGGAGATAAATTCATTTCAGGCATCTCATGCAGAGTCATCCACAAGTGCTTGTCTCTTTTGTAGCTCTGTTAACTTTCCAGAGTTACTGTTAGCAGTCCGCAAAATCTTTTATTATGATTGTATGAAAGTTTTGTGGAATGCTGTCTTTTATGATCCTGTTGCCGATTACTGCAGTACATGGCTTAAAAGAAAGCGCTGGTCTGCAATTTTAACTTCACCGGTTACTGTTTCTTCTGATGAGCAAGATATGCCAAGCATCAGTGAGATGCAAGCAAAGGTTATTATAATAGCTGACACTATATGCCTTTTTTAGAACACATCTTTGTGGATAAGCTATTTTGCTCTTAGTAGTGGTTTCTCTCTTTGCCTcttatacatattatttttttcttctgcatGGTTTTCCAGGTTGTCTCTGAAGCACAGATTTCTGGCTATGACATGGATTTCCCCCCAGGTTTTGGACCTGCAATGGAGGATACATGCGCTCCCCCTGGGCTTGGACCTGCAATGGGAAGTGCAGACATTTGTGCTCCTCCTGGGTTTGGACCGGCAATGGGAAGTGCAGATATTTCTGCACATTCACCATCAAGTTCAGACATTAGTTCCATTGCCAAAGAAGTTGAGACAAAGAGAAACAGTATGTATCATGACAATGAAATGTCTGGTGCTCGAACAAACATTCAGCGAAGTGTAGAGAATGCTCTATATGTATCAGCAAAGGCATctttatttgaatattttgaagATGTTATAAAAGAGGAAATGACAAATTTGTTTTATTTGGCATTAGAAGATAATTTGAATCAGGTAACTTTACTTATGAAGCCCCATTgtgtaatatattataattttgctTATTTTCATTAATATGTCTTTGTTCTTGTGATAGAGGAATTAAGCTGCACCTAGGGGTTTACCTAGCTCCATCCAAGATGACATGGCCTCCAGTGTCACACACCTATTCTGCCTATAGGTCTTGCCTCCATGGCGCTTCAATGGAGTGACATGCAAGAAGGGTGTGCTGATACTGGAAATTGACACCATCTTGGGTGAGAGTTGGTGTGAAACTTCGGTTGCAGGCAGCTCTTTGTCATTATTAAGCTTCAAGCAAATAATtggaaaattattttgattgcagCAAAAAGCTGATGTGAGAGAATCCGATTGTCAGACTGATTTGCCCAAATCAGTTGCCTTGGATAATGATATAATGTTGGGCTCTCCTGGTAATTTTGGAttatagtattttctttagtttttCGAGTACAGCATAGAAAGCTATCATTTCTAAGCAGTTGCCTTTCTTCATTCATCTAAACAGAACCACCAAGTGTGCCCTCTACAAGTTATGCAAGTGCCTTTGAAAAACTGGACTTGCCTATGACAACTGGCCCTGATGATCTAAATATTGATGAACCACCACCTCCTGGACTGGAGGAGTGGCCTACATCTCTGGATATACCTCAAGAAACCAAGTTTCGACCTTCAAAATTAGAGGGGCATATTCCTGTGATTCAGAAATATATTACTTTGGCACTTTGCCGACAGAAGTTACATGATGAACTTCTTAAAGAATGGAAATCCTTTCATATTACTGGCATTCTTTACAAATGTTTTGATTCATGGGGTGCTATGAGGAACACCAAATTAAATGCTACAGGTGTCAACAGCGAGAAAACAAACCTGAATAGCTTACTTGGGGTACACTTCTCTTGCACTCTTCTCACTGTGTGTACGCATTATGTTTCTCTTGTCTTTCATTTCTGCTCTTTATCATATTATTTGCATGACTTCCATGTTGTTGATCTCCCTGTTTGGCTGATCCTGATTCTGATATatgattctttttttctttcctttttttttggcctGCACCTAATCGCGCTTGAGTTCATCCATTTCAGGACGGAGCATATCATGTCGAACAAGAAAATGATTGTGATTCCTCTGCAGCTTTAGAGAATCTTAGAGAAAGATCAAGGCATTCAAACGATTCAGAGGTGGCTGGTACTTCTTCACTTATTGGAAAGTACACTTACTTTCGGAAGAAAAAATTAGGCAGGAACAAGGCTGGGTCTTCATCCATGTGCATTGCCTCAGAGAATGCTGGATTGGTAGACCTACCTAGGGATACCAAAGGAGATCAGCGGATGCCTAGATCGATGACTGAGTTGGTAGATTCCAGGACTGTGGATGTGATTTCTCATGAGTTAGGTGAATGGAAGACTGAAAGCATGCCCTCACCAGATGTTTGCACTTTATCAAGGAAAAGAACTCGTAAATTAGGAAAGATCACTCGTAGGATTCGAAAAAAGACTTTGCCTAGTTTTGATGATCCTGAAGTGACAACTTCTCCAAGGGATGCAAATACTTGTAGTAAAGAGTTACAGAATGCAAATGCAGTTAAAGTGGTTTTTGCTGGTGTTTTTAAGTCCAACTTGGAGAAAGTTTCAAGTTTGGAACAGGATTCAAATAAATCTGAGATGGCTGTGGGTGGTAATGATTGTGATTTAAGTATCCAGAAAGGCTCAGAAGTATTCCGCTCCAAGGACATTCCAAAGTGTAAGTTTAGATCCTGTTTTATTTTGTTCTTACTGTTCTAAGTCATTTCACTTATCTAAATTCtatttttcttgtttttctttgTTTAATTGGTTGCATTT
Proteins encoded in this region:
- the LOC105052900 gene encoding histone-lysine N-methyltransferase ATXR7 codes for the protein MPQICLSPPHGDSRIGFSSSSASVIFEELLPDMLSVTCCSSDAKFDSAELCVYECNHLFASRKGLKSSGTELSCMEGQTCLGVSDGHLLHGHSGGCSSYRCSDKQNGSFCIRDPLGEIDSFVAMEGSSRSANSNYQNAQQYCSGVLEGQDNSHGGYAQNFSVSGWMYINEHGQMCGPYIQEQLYEGLSTGFLPEDLPVYPVVNGSLINPVPLKYLKQFRGNACGALNFSTAVSSETGDLASRRSWSSGHAVSICSSLHAKKQAESHPGSTYKAHGSEVQNINDGMMNHASPVLPTSLSSEESCWMFEDEEGRKHGPHSLAELYYWHHSSYLHDSLVIHHVDNKFGPFTLASLIDEWSRVSMQTVSDADLKGEGTNNDDTSSFSSFISNISEDVSNQLHAGIMKAARRMLLDEIISGVIPEFISLRKAQRSSRPEHNAKMCYSSDKRTHTVIQRKSNTVGNKVAVFFNISKEINSFQASHAESSTSACLFCSSVNFPELLLAVRKIFYYDCMKVLWNAVFYDPVADYCSTWLKRKRWSAILTSPVTVSSDEQDMPSISEMQAKVVSEAQISGYDMDFPPGFGPAMEDTCAPPGLGPAMGSADICAPPGFGPAMGSADISAHSPSSSDISSIAKEVETKRNSMYHDNEMSGARTNIQRSVENALYVSAKASLFEYFEDVIKEEMTNLFYLALEDNLNQQKADVRESDCQTDLPKSVALDNDIMLGSPEPPSVPSTSYASAFEKLDLPMTTGPDDLNIDEPPPPGLEEWPTSLDIPQETKFRPSKLEGHIPVIQKYITLALCRQKLHDELLKEWKSFHITGILYKCFDSWGAMRNTKLNATGVNSEKTNLNSLLGDGAYHVEQENDCDSSAALENLRERSRHSNDSEVAGTSSLIGKYTYFRKKKLGRNKAGSSSMCIASENAGLVDLPRDTKGDQRMPRSMTELVDSRTVDVISHELGEWKTESMPSPDVCTLSRKRTRKLGKITRRIRKKTLPSFDDPEVTTSPRDANTCSKELQNANAVKVVFAGVFKSNLEKVSSLEQDSNKSEMAVGGNDCDLSIQKGSEVFRSKDIPKSRRLSRLKRRVEMDQASDIPSKVSKLTTMSSVKKGRRRHLAGRRVKPSLPCPRSDGCARTSIDGWEWHKWSRNALPSDRARVRGIRVQTNYFASMPNASQSSNVKGPSARTNRVKLRNLLAAAEGADLLKVTQLTARKKRLRFQRSKIHDWGLVALEPIEAEDFVIEYVGEVIRRRVSDIRERQYEKMGIGSSYLFRLDDDYVVDATKRGGIARFINHSCEPNCYTKVITVDGQKKIFIYAKRHISAGEELTYNYKFPLEEQKIPCNCGSRRCRGSLN